From a single Poecilia reticulata strain Guanapo linkage group LG2, Guppy_female_1.0+MT, whole genome shotgun sequence genomic region:
- the pcid2 gene encoding LOW QUALITY PROTEIN: PCI domain-containing protein 2 (The sequence of the model RefSeq protein was modified relative to this genomic sequence to represent the inferred CDS: substituted 1 base at 1 genomic stop codon), translated as MAHITINQYLQQINQAIENHEGSFCAELLSFKHPHVANPRLQLASPEEKCQQILEPPYDEMVAAHLRCTYAVANHDFVEAYKFQTLVXQSFLRAFQSHKEENWXVYVLLGPTCRKVSWFQWMFVFGCRYLLLKTHQLPLDAFLVALRMMQVEDVDIDEVQCLLANLIYMGHIKGYISHQHQKLVVSKQNPFPSLSSVS; from the exons ATGGCTCACATCACCATCAACCAGTACCTGCAgcag ATCAACCAGGCCATCGAGAACCATGAGGGCTCCTTCTGCGCCGAGCTGCTCTCCTTCAAACACCCGCATGTAGCCAACCCTCGCCTGCAG ctgGCCAGTCCGGAGGAGAAGTGCCAGCAGATTCTGGAGCCGCCGTACGATGAGATGGTGGCAGCTCATCTCAG GTGTACATACGCTGTGGCCAATCACGACTTTGTTGAGGCGTACAAGTTCCAGACGCTCGTCRTTCA GTCCTTCCTGAGAGCCTTCCAGTCCCACAAGGAGGAGAACTGGTGAGTATATGTCCT TCTGGGTCCGACATGTAGAAAGGTGTCCTGGTTTCAgtggatgtttgtgtttggcTGCAGGTATCTGCTGCTGAAGACCCACCAGCTGCCCCTGGACGCCTTCCTGGTGGCCCTGCGGATGATGCAGGTGGAGGACGTGGACATCGATGAGGTGCAGTGCCTCCTGGCCAACCTCATCTACATG GGTCACATYAAAGGTTACATCTCCCATCAGCACCAGAAGCTCGTTGTCAGTAAACAGAATCCCTTCCCTTCCCTGTCTTCTGTTTCCTAG